The DNA window TTTAATAGGTATGACAATGTTAACAGTTATCACACCGTTAGTGGGACTGTTTGATAATATATATTGGATTTTAACTATGAGAGCATTACAAGGTGCTGTAGCAGCATCATTCTCTCCAGTTGCACTGGCATACATACCAGAAATGTTTCCAGATGATAAAAAATTAACTGCCACAGGTTTTCTTGTAACAGGATTTTTAATGGCAGGAATTGTAGGACAAGTTATAAGCGGACTAATAAATCAATATCTGGCATGGAACTATGTATTCTACATAATGGGACTCACATATCTAGTAACGTTAGTTTTAGTACTATTATTATTGCCAAATGACAACTTACCACGTCTTAAAACAAGCATTATTCAAACTGTTGAAAATATGGCATCTCTACTGAAGATAAAGCCCCTTATATTATGTTTTGCAGTTGATGTGATGTTTTTAATGTCTATGATGTGTATGTATACGAGTTTGGGATATTATTTGATAGAACCTCAATTTGGTCTTAACAGTCAGGAAATTCTCTATGTTAGAGCTGCAGGAATATTTGGAATAATATTTGCAGCAACATCAGGTTTGTTTGTCAAAAAATTTGGATTATTCAACGTACTGATTGGAGGGTTGTTAATAGCAGCAATAAGCCTAACTTCCATAGCTTTCGTAAGCAGCATCCAAATACTAGTACTATTAAGTGTAATATTTGTAGCAGGCATAGCAGTAACAGCCCCTGCTTTAATAACAATCATCGGACAAATAGGCGGCCAGTCAAGGGGAGCTGCACTCTCACTACACACTGTAATCCTCTTTATAGGTGCAGGAATTGGCCCTATTTTAGCAATAACACTACTTGACACAGGCATAAACATTTTACCATACTTAGTAATGGGATTAATACTGCTTTTAGGAGTTGGATTATCGTTGTTAATCAAAAAATCAGTGAAAATAGCCTAAAAGAGTACGAAATAGAAAATTTATTAGATTTGGTTTGGAGAATTAAAATTTAGAGTTTTCTAACAAATCAAATTTTTAATTTTATTTTCCAGGAGTCAACAACAAGGGGGATGAAGCATTATGAAACAGAATAAAAATTCTTTAGAGATTGAAGAGGTTATAATAGAAGGTTACGGATGCCAAGTACCTGTTTTGAAGTTAACACCACCTGAATCAAGGGGTTCAGTAGTTGTTGCTCATAACTATGGAGGTTCAAAGGAAGAAATGTTAGGTTTAGCTTTTCGAATAGCAAAAACAGGATTCACAACTGGAGTAATTGATCTTAGGGGCCATGGTGAGAACAGTTGCAAAATGGATGGAAAAATTCTTTCAGATCTCGAAACAGCTATAACATACTTCAAACAGTTTGGAAAGGTAACAGCTGTGGGTCATTCACTTGGAGGACGATTATCTTTAATAAGTGATGCAGATTACGCTATTGGAATATCACCAGCATTGGCTAAAACATTCGGCCCTAAAACTCAAGGAATGATTAGGGTACTCAGGGATTACAGAGTAAACGGATCTGTGACTGATCTATTCACAACATTGGGAAAAATTCCACTAATTGAGTTTGATCCCGAAAATGTCCTTATAATACGTGGTTCACGCGATGTACCTGAAATAATTGCTGAATGTGATAAATTAACATCTGCAGGCTATGAAGTTGTTGAAATTGATGATGCTTTACATGTAGATATATACACATTGGAACCAACATTTGAAGCTGTAACTAAAAAACTTCAAAAATGGTACTAAAACATTTTAATGCAGTTCCTTAGGAACAAATATCTATACTATAAAATATCAGTCCACGACAATGATCCTAAAAGTGGATTTTAGGGAGACAATAATGGGTAGAATGGGTTAAAAAAAGAGAAAATAATTTAACTTGAGTACCATTCTACCATATTTTTTCTAAATATCAATTCCTGAAGATATATTATTATTTTTTAGTTTTAATGAATGATTCAAGCGTTGTTTGAACTTCAAAGTCCAACATGCCCTCTGTATCACAATCCAATAATTTATTTTGAGGATCTAAAAATTTGATGGCATGTATTGAATAATTAACTGCTTGGTTCTGTACATTATTCTTGTAGCTATTTTGCACCATTTTTTATCACCAATAATAACGTGTACTTATAATAGTTTAGCCATAGTGCAAGAGCATATGAAAAGTAATCAATAATCAGAGTATAAACAGATACAATAGAAAGATTTTTCAGATCTTTTCAGTATTTTGTTTAAAATTAAATAAATTTCTGACATAAAAAAAAGTTTTAATGCCGTGGATTTTGGGATAATTATTTCCATTTAGTCAGGATTTTATCACGGTTAAATGTGGATTTACTGATATAAAACAGTATTATATCTATTAGTAAGATGGTAAACGATAGTACTGTTAAATTGACGATGTTTAACGACAGAGAATTTGTTACCAGTGGAATGTACAATCCCATGAATGGTAAAAACATCAAAAAACCTAACTGATTTGCGGTTCTAACATCGTTCACCCTCGATGAAATAATTACATTCAACTGTATACTGAAGATAGATGATAATGGTACAACTACCAATAATATGAAAGCCATGGTCCAGTTGGGATAAAAAAGATAGCCAAAACTGGTTTTTGTAAACAGATCTATTAAAACCATAAATATAACTGAATTTGCATATATTATGGCCACAGATGGAAGAAATGACGCCACGGTTTTTCCAAGTAGTAGTTCACTTTCGGTTGTGGGAGTAGCAAGAAGTGGTTCTAAACTTTGTTCAATCTTTTCACCGAGTATACTGTAAGAAGCAAGTGTTGTTGATTGAATGTAGACCAATATAACATAGAAATACGAAAAAGCGTTTATTAAAGCTATTACATCAGCAGGATCAGTTTCATTGGTTAAAGATCTGATGGACAATGGTAAAATAATTGAAAATATTAATGGCAAAATTATCAAGGTGTATAAAATTCTTTTTTTCTTCATAAATATACTGAAATCTTTGTTAGCAATGACCCAAGATTTGGAGAAATTCATCATTTACCACCCTTCACAATTTTAAGATATGCCTCTTCAAGGGTCGGGCTTAACCTATTAACGTATTGAACTTCGCCACCAGCAGCAACTATTGTACTGACTATTAAAGGATTATCCAACTCAGGATCATTTACATCAATCTTGATTTCAGTATCGTTGGATGTGAATTTGCCAATACTTAAACTCTCCAGCGATTCTAAAATTTTTTCAGTTACCCTTTTTAATTGAATTACGGTTTTATTACTCCAAACAGATCTTTCCAAGTCTTCAGGAGATCCTATCGCCATTAATTTTTTGTTAAAGATCCCAATTTTATCGCATATTCTCTGGGCTTCATCCAAGTTGTGGGTGTTGATAAATATGGTTTTATTCTCATTTTTAAGATCTAGTATAAATTCTCGGACAGTTTTTGATGATTCTGGATCTAAATTTGCTGTAGGCTCATCTAAAAATAATATTTCAGGGTCGTGAATTAAAGTTCTGGCAATTGCAAGCTTTTGCTTCATTCCTTTGGAGAATGTACCTGCACTCACATCTCTTTTATCCCACAGACCTAACATCTTAAGAAAATGTTCAATATTCTCTTTCCTCTTGCTTAAAGAACAATCATAAAGTTTCCCATAAAAATCTAAATTCTTATAAGCACTCAAATCATCGTAAAGTCCAACATTTTCAGGGAGCAATCCAATTAACTTCCTAATTTTTAAGCTTTCAGATTCATCTGAGGTATCATATCCTGCAATTCGGGCTTCCCCACTGGTTTTAGATATCAAACAACTAAGCATTCTAATAGTTGTGGTTTTCCCGGCACCATTAGGTCCTAAAAAACCAAATACTTCTCCTTCATTAATATGAAAGCTGAGATTATCTACTGCAATCAAATCATCAAACTTTCTTGTGAGATTTTCTGCGTCTATCAATTTATCAATCCGGATTCTTTATTTGACAAATAAACTACTTATAAAAAATATATATTTCATCTATAATAATGTTATTAATAAAATATTTGAAAAGAGTATTTAATAGATAACAATTCTAAAAAAAATAAAAAAAATAAAGGTCTTAAAATGCCTTTATTCAAGTTTTAACTGAATTCCTCCGATTCTTGGTGCTAAGAAGTTGTAGATTATGGTTACAATTGCAACCATTATGAAGGTTCCTACAAAATATCTTATGATATCGTATATGAGGAATTCAACTCCACCAACTGCATTTCCTGCTGATGCCATACCAATTAAACCAACTAGTCCACTTATGATACCAAATATAAGTGCGACTACAGCAATTGCTAAAGAAGCTGCAACGACTGGGATAGATGTTATCTCATGTGCAGATCCTGCTTGTGCAAACAACAATCTAACACCACCAACTCTTGGTATTAAGAAGTTGTAGAAGATTGAAGCTAGGGCAGTTCCAATGAATACGAAAATGAAAACTGCAATTGGTAATCCAATTATCAACATCAATGCCAACACTACGCCTCCATTTCCTACGGCAGAGCCGTTTGGAAGATTTGCGGCTGTAAAGTTAGTTGCGTTGATAGATACGTTGTTTGCTATGGTGCTGGTACTCAACATTGCAGTTGCGTTGTTGATTGCATCAACTCCAAGTTGCATAACTAGTGGGATTACTGTACTAATGAGTGTTGTTAAAGGTAATATTATTGCAGTTAATAGTAATCCAACTATCAAAGCCCATGCTGCTGCAACAGCTGATTGAATCAGTGCAAATGACACTACTGGCAACGATGTGATCTGATCTCCTTCTAATCCCAATTTTATACCGCCAAGTCTTGGTACAAATGTGTTGTAGAGGAGTGCAGTTAAGAACGATAGAACAATGTAAACTAGAAATGTTCCTAGAGGGTAGAGGATTATCATCGAAATACCTAAGCTTGCAAATATTAGTGCAGCTCCTGGTAAAAATGCGGATAATGCTCCAAATGCAATTAGTAGTAATATTGCGTATATAAGGCCTAATATAGCGCTAATTGAAGATGTCATAAGTGTGAAAGGCACCAGTTCAATGGATTTAATTTCTTTTACGTCGACCATTTTTTCACCTCCCTTTATAGTTATATTATATTTTATGTTCGTTATTCCATATAATTATGCTTATTTGCAAGGTAAAAATAATAATAACGGTAAATAGAATGACAAGAATTTTGAAATTATTTATTGAATACTACTTTTTAAATTGTTATTTTTAGATCCTAATTTCC is part of the Methanobacterium lacus genome and encodes:
- a CDS encoding MFS transporter; its protein translation is MTLILFWCGLIVMSSMYLTIPLISLFSSTFDVPSGVAAWTSSIFCIFFAVGCLVYGPMSDRYGRKKIILIGMTMLTVITPLVGLFDNIYWILTMRALQGAVAASFSPVALAYIPEMFPDDKKLTATGFLVTGFLMAGIVGQVISGLINQYLAWNYVFYIMGLTYLVTLVLVLLLLPNDNLPRLKTSIIQTVENMASLLKIKPLILCFAVDVMFLMSMMCMYTSLGYYLIEPQFGLNSQEILYVRAAGIFGIIFAATSGLFVKKFGLFNVLIGGLLIAAISLTSIAFVSSIQILVLLSVIFVAGIAVTAPALITIIGQIGGQSRGAALSLHTVILFIGAGIGPILAITLLDTGINILPYLVMGLILLLGVGLSLLIKKSVKIA
- a CDS encoding alpha/beta hydrolase, which produces MKQNKNSLEIEEVIIEGYGCQVPVLKLTPPESRGSVVVAHNYGGSKEEMLGLAFRIAKTGFTTGVIDLRGHGENSCKMDGKILSDLETAITYFKQFGKVTAVGHSLGGRLSLISDADYAIGISPALAKTFGPKTQGMIRVLRDYRVNGSVTDLFTTLGKIPLIEFDPENVLIIRGSRDVPEIIAECDKLTSAGYEVVEIDDALHVDIYTLEPTFEAVTKKLQKWY
- a CDS encoding ABC transporter permease subunit, with product MMNFSKSWVIANKDFSIFMKKKRILYTLIILPLIFSIILPLSIRSLTNETDPADVIALINAFSYFYVILVYIQSTTLASYSILGEKIEQSLEPLLATPTTESELLLGKTVASFLPSVAIIYANSVIFMVLIDLFTKTSFGYLFYPNWTMAFILLVVVPLSSIFSIQLNVIISSRVNDVRTANQLGFLMFLPFMGLYIPLVTNSLSLNIVNLTVLSFTILLIDIILFYISKSTFNRDKILTKWK
- a CDS encoding ABC transporter ATP-binding protein is translated as MIDAENLTRKFDDLIAVDNLSFHINEGEVFGFLGPNGAGKTTTIRMLSCLISKTSGEARIAGYDTSDESESLKIRKLIGLLPENVGLYDDLSAYKNLDFYGKLYDCSLSKRKENIEHFLKMLGLWDKRDVSAGTFSKGMKQKLAIARTLIHDPEILFLDEPTANLDPESSKTVREFILDLKNENKTIFINTHNLDEAQRICDKIGIFNKKLMAIGSPEDLERSVWSNKTVIQLKRVTEKILESLESLSIGKFTSNDTEIKIDVNDPELDNPLIVSTIVAAGGEVQYVNRLSPTLEEAYLKIVKGGK